CATATAACCCCgcaatgatatacaatgtttcCCCACTAAATAACAAGCGAATGCGTAGAGTTAATTTCCCCAACTTCCCCTATTTCATAAGGTGGCATCATATTGTAGGGAAGGTCTTTTAAGGCAAGGTTGAAATATATAGTTTTGATGCTGTTGACACAAGTTATATTGCTAGGAAAAAACGAAAGCTAAAGCGTTATACACAAGAAAGCGGATAATTGTGACGATGATTGCATTGAAACGGcagaaaatgtcatttatcattaaaaaaaggGCATTTTACTCTTCAAAATAATGCCCGCAAAAAGTGGCGATCAAACTTGGCTGAGCTCTGTAGGCATTAACCTTGTAACCAAGTTTCAAGAACATTGGATAATATTTCTCATGATTGCACAGAAATGGTACTATTGTATATTTGTCATACCTGTTGAATTTTTGAAGAAGCCATTGCTTTGTAAATCGAAACTAGAGGCATGGCCCTTTAACAGCCACCACAAttgaatttagatatttttaatGTTGAAGTGCAAGTGAAGTAATAATATGCAAAAGTAACATGATAGGTTTATTGTCAATCAATTGGGTTAGTCTTTTGAAACGAGTTATATTGGATTTGCAATCACCTTGAAAACTTTGtcatgacaataaaatatgcaaacAAAGTTTCAATTGAATTGAtccatttaaaattaaaaaccagTTTTCCAAATGGTGGCCATACTGCATTTCTGATTGACTTGAGAAATAAGAAGTGGTCAGGATGACATAAAATTCTAGGTAGATAAAGACAAATTGAAGCAGCAAAGTGTCAGGTGACGTGATAAAATCAAAGTTAAATTTTCACCCTAATTTCCAAGTGAAACTGTTTGATCAGAGCGCAAGACAGTGACATTGTTTAGATATGATGGTTGGATGTCAATAGTTTATGTAGAATGTGACTTTAATGACAATGAATCATTTCATAGAGTAGACATAATATCGGCCCATTTGGACAcgagttttttttaattaattttcaaaatggcagtcTGGGTCACATTGCAATGATGTTTGAGTGAAAGATACAACTCTTTGTCAAATATCTATGTCCgttgaaatataaaatgttaaaaatggATGGCACATGAAGAAAGAAGATCATAGACCACATGAACAAAGCTCAGGAAAGAAAAGCTCAACAAAAAAAGGcaagaaataattttattaataccCCAGGTAAAGAAATCATGAACATTTTTATgcaaaaactttcaaaaatcccatgagtatatatatatgcaagtaCTATTTCTAATCTCATTCATATACCATGGAGCActttaacaaaatcaaatattcaGGTAACCATCTTTGCTCAGAAACAAGAAACATTCCCTAATAAAAGCTTGTGTGAAACAAAGCTGATCCTAACCCTTTACTAAAAATGAGAAGGAAACATCATTTAAATCTTAATCAATAGTCTTTCATCCAAATAAACATGTGATTCAAAATAATCAATAGTCTTTAATCCAAAAAAACATGTGATTCATTTAACACCTTTGACCAAGAAAATAGGTTAAAGTTATTAAAAACAGTAATCAACAGACCAAATATCATTCCTCATTGACTTCTTTGATTTTTAGCAGACAGTCTTGTGCACATGCTAACACGTTTATaaacagtaatgtacagtgaTACAAGGTCATTAACTTCAGGAAAATTCATATTCATCTCATTCTATTTGGAATCTCAAGtgccaaaataaaacatttcaaataatctCACAATGACCTTAGCATTTCATTAATCAACATCAAGTAGATACAAGTAACCCCACACGtatggtatagacattataaccccacaatgatcctcacactacaacactaagtaggtaaccccacaGGTATGGcatagacattataaccccacaatgatcctcacactacaacactaagtaggtaaccccacaGGTATgctatagacattataaccccataatgatcctcacactacaacactaagtaggtaaccccacaggtatggtatagacattataaccccacactacaacactaagtaggtaaccccacaGTTCTTAAATAGACATTATAGCCCAACAAtgatcctcacactacaacactaagtaggtaaccccacaggtatggtatagacattataaccccacactacaacactaagtaggtaaccccacaGTTCTTAAATAGACATTATAGCCCCACAATGATAGCTTTAATTTGGTCAACTGAGGTAGTAACTACAGTTAAGATGGTGAAGTAAGCTTTTCTTAGCTTATAGAATACAAAGAAACCAAATGCCATTATATAAAAcaactgtatacagtaaaatctcTCACAAATACAAGAAACACATAGTTTACTACTTATTTGCAATCTCATCACCAAAATGTGCTGGGTTTTTTGTTCATTCTGGATTTGTTTGTCTATTAGAAATATATGAGAGTAAAATTCCTTTGATACCAATGTCTGCTCACTAATGCTATTTCAATAATTCAGTGTTCATTTTGGATGCTTTTCCCCTCTTGATTAGCATATAAAGCTCACTTTCTTTTTGATGTTATCCATTGGTCTTTGGTGAATCAGGCCATCCTGAGAacaactttttttatatatatcctCCATCCCAAATGCGTACGGAGCCTGTGTAATTTGGATGACCTCTGTCTCGTGATTGAGAATGTCGCCATCTTCTTCCCTTAGTGCCCAACTGATGTCTTCCAGAAATTGTTTTAATGTTGCAGGCTTTCTTTTGAGCACTTCTGAAAAACAGGAATTATACAGATACCCTAtattaatgaatacaaaatCACATCATCATTTGCATTAGATAGCGTTCAATTTTAagaggatgttaaggaagtcTAACCACTACTCGTTTTATTTTtctgtacctatatatatatatcctttgttcaataaacatttcaaaaacaagTTAAAGGGAATCAAGTTTTCAGATTtcaaaaattatcaataatgaACAATGATTAATATTGTCGAGAATCTGTTGACAATATCTTTACCAATTGTTTACACCATTTTAGTGAAATCTTATATTGAAGTGTCTCAAAAGAGGAAGGCATTAAATCAATCattgattattttgaaaaataatgagTTGTCTACCAACTGCTTTAAATTTGCAATGCCAATATTTCCAACTTTTGAGGTTGTAACACATATTTATCACAGAATATATATACTCATGTCATAGTTTTGCTTAAAACACAAATAATGACGTATCAATCCTAGCAATTCTTATATGATGATATTTGTCAATGCCTGCCCTTTGACCATTGTCAGCAATATTGGACAGTTCAAACCTCGTATTGACCTATCACCATGCTAAAACAGCATAATTTGGAAAAACAGCAATTTCataatcaaagaaatgttaTATGTCCATTACGTTGTCCTTTTTTCTTCCACATatcatgattttgaaaatattccaCTTTTCTTGTAGTCAATCTGTAAATCAAATACGTATACCCCCCCGGTACATGCTTTAACTCATAGTAccttatacaaatatcatacaagCAGTTAAACACACCTTGTAAATAAAtgtttcaaatacatgtaacaa
The nucleotide sequence above comes from Pecten maximus unplaced genomic scaffold, xPecMax1.1, whole genome shotgun sequence. Encoded proteins:
- the LOC117318870 gene encoding uncharacterized protein LOC117318870, giving the protein MQFSAKQTKQQVLKRKPATLKQFLEDISWALREEDGDILNHETEVIQITQAPYAFGMEDIYKKSCSQDGLIHQRPMDNIKKKVSFIC